ATGCCGATTCTGCTCCCGACTATTTGCCGTTCCGAAGTCTGCTTGTTGGACGACAGTTTTCTTCTTGACTGCACAAGATAACTTTGATAAAACGCACCCACAATCGAAAAGCAAGACGCCGTGAAAGCAATAATTAAACCCATTGATAAAGGCGGGAGGCTTGGAATAAAACCTAAGAAAAATTCCTGTGCAGGCGTCTTTGTCATTATGGCTGTGGATAAAAAAGCAAATAGCATAAGGATAATAAGTGCTAGCATCAGTTTTTCCAGTAGCGCATAGAAAGACTTGAAGAACAACAGTAAAATGCCAATGACATTAAAAACGATGATCCATATTTTGGGGTTTGTCCCCGTTGCTTCCGAAACAGAAATGGAGACCCCTGTGGCATTTCCGGATTGAAAACAGGTTGCGACAAGGAAGATTCCGAGGCCAATGACGATGGCGGTTGTTTTACCAAATTTCTGGCGAATCAAGGTAAGTAAAGATTCGTCTCTCGCAATGCCGATACGTGCCGCCATATTGGTGAAAACCATCATAAAAAAGATCGCGACGACGACAACCCATAATAGGGCGAAGCCATAATCTGCACCCATTTTTGATGTGATGGTCATTTTGCTGGGCCCGAAAACCAGGGCGGCGGTAATGATGCCGGGACCTAAGATGGATAGCCAATTTTTAAACAAAGAGGGTTTTGGCTCGAGGTTGTTTTCCATGAGATTTATCGTAATGAGGTTAAATGCTGTTGGTTGATTT
The Sphingobacterium multivorum genome window above contains:
- a CDS encoding Nramp family divalent metal transporter, whose amino-acid sequence is MENNLEPKPSLFKNWLSILGPGIITAALVFGPSKMTITSKMGADYGFALLWVVVVAIFFMMVFTNMAARIGIARDESLLTLIRQKFGKTTAIVIGLGIFLVATCFQSGNATGVSISVSEATGTNPKIWIIVFNVIGILLLFFKSFYALLEKLMLALIILMLFAFLSTAIMTKTPAQEFFLGFIPSLPPLSMGLIIAFTASCFSIVGAFYQSYLVQSRRKLSSNKQTSERQIVGSRIGIIILGIMSAAVMVCAANTLHPQGIKLSSAAEMGRALEPLLGSYASHLFFIGLFGASFSSLIGNAVLGGSLLGDTFGFGNNLNHPKVKLFISLVMIFGSAIALIFGNLPLELIVFAQSITIFLVPFIGIILFLIANDKEIMGALRNSPLTRLWGILGLLLLVFLAFSNFYNLIK